A single window of Zootoca vivipara chromosome 17, rZooViv1.1, whole genome shotgun sequence DNA harbors:
- the PXMP2 gene encoding peroxisomal membrane protein 2: MSPALSKPESGPLPQKLLARYLLLLRLYPVLTKAVSSAVLSALGSFLAQIVEKNQKKRGLDLAGPLRFFIYGFFFTGPLSHYFYLYLERWFPSDVPVSIAKRLLLDRLVVAPAFLVLYYFVMNLLEGKDTSAFVKRMKSSYWTSLKMNWKVWTPVQFINLNYVPMQFQVLFGNLVALFWFAYLASVKK; the protein is encoded by the exons ATGTCTCCGGCGCTTTCCAAGCCCGAATCGGGGCCGCTGCCCCAGAAGCTGCTGGCGCGCTACTTGCTCCTGCTGCGCCTCTACCCGGTGCTCACGAAAGCTGTCTCCAG TGCTGTCCTCTCGGCCCTCGGGAGTTTTCTGGCTCAGATCGTTGAGAAGAACCAGAAGAAAAGAGGTCTGGATTTGGCCGGCCCTTTGAGGTTCTTCATCTATGG GTTTTTCTTCACTGGGCCACTGAGCCACTATTTCTACCTCTACTTGGAGCGATGGTTCCCATCGGATGTGCCCGTTTCCATTGCCAAGAGACTCCTGCTGGACCGGCTTGTGGTTGCCCCAGCCTTCTTAGTGCTTTACTACTTCGTCATGAACCTGCTGGag GGGAAGGATACCTCTGCTTTTGTCAAGAGGATGAAATCCAGCTACTGGACATCCCTCAAGATGAACTGGAAGGTGTGGACGCCAGTCCAATTTATCAATCTGAACTACGTACCTATGCAG TTCCAGGTGCTGTTTGGGAACCTGGTGGCCCTCTTCTGGTTTGCCTACCTGGCCTCTGTGAAGAAGTGA